The proteins below come from a single Rhodanobacter sp. LX-99 genomic window:
- a CDS encoding HAMP domain-containing sensor histidine kinase, whose translation MDSRVKAVTFRVGAFRRRIARVFALQFLIVAVVCILGIYGVVPTAIVIAVIVITTGLAWLATRREWRPVRALARLVNRWDGQSPDPESLNLAQLATHTDADVASLAQGLHGFAMRLASYNQRERSFTRDASHELRSPLTVIKMSVDMLGEEEGLSDFGVRSVRRIKRATREMEVLVQALLILARETDASADDQYFVVNDALSKELESARELLSGRPIELVLEEPARFALQGSPQAFSVLCWQLIRNACQQTEQGSVVISVLPGVVSVRNRTTPQLSGDGGRPLRAHGVDRHGFELAIAQRISDRFAWPLELQTGYGQENIARIRFPHPLPADGSAESAL comes from the coding sequence ATGGATAGCAGGGTCAAAGCAGTCACCTTTCGTGTGGGTGCCTTTCGCCGGCGCATTGCGCGGGTGTTCGCACTGCAGTTCCTGATCGTCGCCGTCGTCTGCATCCTGGGCATCTACGGCGTTGTTCCCACGGCCATCGTGATTGCGGTGATCGTGATCACCACCGGCCTCGCCTGGCTGGCCACCCGGCGCGAGTGGCGGCCGGTGCGTGCCTTGGCCCGGCTGGTGAACCGCTGGGATGGCCAGTCGCCGGATCCGGAGTCGCTGAACCTGGCGCAATTGGCCACCCACACCGACGCCGACGTGGCTTCGCTGGCGCAGGGGCTGCACGGTTTCGCCATGCGCCTGGCCAGTTACAACCAGCGCGAGCGCAGCTTCACCCGCGATGCCAGCCACGAGCTGCGCAGCCCGCTCACCGTGATCAAGATGTCGGTCGACATGCTCGGCGAGGAGGAGGGCCTCAGCGATTTCGGCGTGCGCTCGGTGCGCCGGATCAAGCGTGCCACCCGCGAGATGGAAGTGCTGGTGCAGGCGCTGCTGATCCTCGCGCGCGAGACGGACGCTTCGGCCGACGACCAGTATTTCGTCGTCAACGACGCGTTAAGCAAGGAATTGGAATCCGCCCGCGAACTGCTGTCCGGCCGGCCGATCGAGCTTGTGCTGGAGGAGCCGGCCCGCTTTGCGCTGCAGGGCTCGCCGCAGGCGTTCTCGGTATTGTGCTGGCAGCTGATTCGCAATGCCTGCCAGCAGACCGAGCAGGGCAGCGTGGTGATCAGCGTGTTGCCCGGCGTGGTCAGCGTGCGCAACCGGACGACACCGCAGCTGTCTGGCGACGGCGGTCGCCCGCTGCGCGCTCATGGCGTCGACCGGCACGGTTTCGAGCTGGCCATTGCCCAGCGGATCAGCGACCGCTTCGCATGGCCGCTGGAGCTGCAGACAGGCTACGGGCAGGAAAACATCGCCCGCATCCGCTTTCCGCACCCTCTGCCGGCCGATGGCTCGGCAGAATCCGCTTTATAG